In Nerophis lumbriciformis linkage group LG14, RoL_Nlum_v2.1, whole genome shotgun sequence, a single genomic region encodes these proteins:
- the ctdspl3 gene encoding CTD small phosphatase-like protein 3, with the protein MRLRSQRTTAPYVATPKKSRTPTSGKATPRRTRLSVPDSPFDDKVEETHDAEDIPTMTRRPLPRGRPRKRAIAADVTEAAFKTPTRPTSHPEHILSEIDPVSPHNSTSRKIYTPIVRFLTPSKENYKSTENNVLMSPEQGVFGYGSVELLVGEDDDHIFSPFTFIKNLPSQSQYSQPRLPDIPPKTRSTPEATLVLDLEETLVFSSLNVIENAEYTFHTAFQDNQYKVYMILRPHLTEFLQAVAKVYELFVYTCAKKEYAEKILEILDPQRKLFRHRLYQDECACVLGHYVKDLSILGRDLTKIVVLDNAPHTYPYHLMNTLPVKSWSGESEDRELHKLIPYMEKLSTAEDFREVLKKRKDHFHRLLSED; encoded by the exons ATGCGACTTAGGTCTCAGAGAACCACCGCGCCCTACGTAGCGACACCAAAGAAATCCCGCACACCTACTAGTGGCAAAGCAACACCGAGACGAACGCGGCTATCGGTTCCAGACAGTCCATTCGATGACAAG GTTGAAGAGACACATGATGCTGAAGATATTCCCACCATGACGAGGCGACCGCTGCCCCGTGGTCGGCCAAGAAAGCGAGCCATTGCTGCAGATGTCACCGAAGCAG CCTTCAAGACTCCGACCAGGCCGACCTCGCACCCTGAGCACATACTGTCTGAGATAGACCCCGTCTCTCCTCATAACTCCACATCCAGGAAGATCTACACCCCCATTGTACGATTCCTCACACCAAGCAAAGAGA ATTACAAGAGCACAGAAAATAATGTGTTGATGAGCCCTGAACAAGGGGTATTTGGTTATGGCTCCGTTGAACTTCTGGTGGGAGAGGACGACGACCACATCTTCAGTCC ctTCACTTTCATTAAGAACCTGCCATCACAGTCCCAATATTCCCAGCCCAGATTGCCCGACATCCCTCCAAAAACAAGGAGCACCCCTGAGGCCACGCTGGTGTTAGACCTG GAGGAAACACTGGTGTTCAGCTCTCTGAATGTGATTGAGAATGCAGAATACACATTCCACACAGCTTTCCAGGATAATCAGTATAAG GTTTACATGATCCTGCGACCACATTTAACGGAGTTTCTGCAGGCCGTGGCAAAAGTCTATGAG CTCTTTGTTTACACCTGTGCAAAGAAAGAGTACGCCGAGAAGATTCTGGAAATCCTGGATCCGCAGAGGAAGCTCTTTCG ccaCCGTCTCTACCAGGATGAGTGTGCCTGTGTCCTCGGGCACTATGTCAAAGATCTCAGCATCCTAGGGAGGGATCTCACTAAGATTGTGGTTCTGGACAACGCACCTCACACATACCCCTACCAT cTGATGAATACCCTTCCCGTCAAGAGCTGGTCTGGAGAGTCGGAGGACCGAGAGCTCCACAAGCTCATACCGTACATGGAAAAACTGTCTACAGCG